The genomic interval GTTCCGGCGCGGGGCGCTTTCAATTCATTTTCCATCTTCATCGATTCCAAGACGACCAATGCCTGTCCCTTATGGACTTCTTGCCCCTCGGTCACCCGGACATCAACGATCAAGCCCGGCATGGGCGATTTTACGGTGATCTCGCCGTGTCCTACCGCCATGCCGCCCGCCGTGTTCAAAAGGCGCTGCTGGCGTTCGTCTTTCACCTCCACCTCGTAGAGATCACCGAACATCAGCAGGTCGTAGACGGCATCGCGCCGTTCGACAAGCGCTTCGATGCTCTCGTTGTTGACAATCACGGAATAAAGCGTGTCCGTGATGCGGGCAAAGTCCACCGTGCGCGGCTGTCCGTTCACGATCACTTGCCCATCTTGCCCGATCTCAATTTCAAAGGTCTTTCCGTGAACGGTGGTCAGGTATTTCACAGTGTCATGACACTCCAACAACATAACATCTAAGGTAAATACACGGATCACGAGCATCCGTTGCGCGAATTCTACCGCACAGGGGGCGGTGATACGATTTTGCCCGCCCCCGTACCAAACAGAGTCTCTAACGCGGCATCAGGTTGTTTTCGATATTCCCCGCCGCATTGGTGAATTGATCCACGACCCATCCGCTTAGCCCATCGGGAGTGCGCACGACATTCCACCAGCGCAGCCCGTTGACCACCTGCGGACCGCTCTGAATGATTACCACATCGCCCGGACGGAGCAGCCCAACGACGTTATCGGCAGCAACGGCTGGCTGCCGCCGGACGTTCACATTGCCGCCCGCTGGAACATAAGCCTGCCCGCCAACCACCAACCCTAAGGGGTTATTCCCACTTGTCCCACTGATTGACCCCGCGCCGGTGATTTGGGCGGGAACAGCGACGAACGCGCTCCCCGTGCTGAGAACAGGTTTCATCCCATTGCCCGCTAAGAAGAAGGGATAGCCCGGCTGATTGGGCAGGGTGGGCGTCAGACCAATCCGCCAAACAGGAGCCGCCGCCAACGCTGCCGCCATCCCGTTGGCGCTGGCGAGGATCATCTCCGCGTCGGAGGTGATCAGGGTGAAGGCGATCAGGTTCGTTTGGGTGCTGGCGCTCAATGTGCCAAAGGCGAACCCTTCTGTTGTGTAGAGTGTCGTAGATGCGCCGCCCGTTGCGGGGACAGTATGCAGCCCAAGGCTGTTGACCGCGCCGTTCCCGCCAGAGATCGGGTCAAGCCCACTGCCCGGCGGCGGGCTGACCGTGCGGGAAAGGACATTCGTCGTGTAAACAAGTGTCGCCCCGCCGGGTAGCCACACGACGCGATCCACACCGGGGAGGGTCGCCAGCGGCGTAATCGCGCCGCTGACCAAGTCAATGATTGCCAAGCCAGTCGACGTGGGGCTGCCATCCGCCGCAAACTGAACGGCGGCAATCTTCAAGCCATCAGGCGAGAGGGCGAACCGTCCATAGTTCGGCAGCGTCCAGCGGACGGTGCCATCAAAGCCCGTCAGCGCCATGCCCCGTCCGGTGCAGTTTGTCGTGTGGAGAATCCCCTGTCCGGTGTAGACGAGGCGTTTTTGCGACCCTTCATAGCCGGTATCCATCATGGCACGTTGGTAAGCGGCGCTGTAACCACCTCCGCCGCAGCCAACGCCAAAGGCAAAACTGCCCGCAACAAAGGGCTGTCCACCAGTTGCTAGCACGCCCTGCACTTGGATCAGTACATCGTTTGGGTTGGTTGCCGAGGGCTGTCCGGTAAAGACGGGATAAAGAACCGACGTCCCATCCAGCGACCACGCAACCCCGATCTCGGTCATGATTCCCGTTGCCACGCGGAGCGGTGCGCTGCCCGAGGTGGCGACATAAAGTTCTTGGCTGTTTTCCGTCCGCTTCGTGAAGGCAAAGCGCGAGCCATCGGGCGACCACGTGAGGTTGTCATAATAGGCGTCTGCCGTCCAATAGGGGCTGGCGGCGTCACGTCCGCCGTTGGCATCACCCGTCACGTTTGTTGCTGGCACGTTCGGCGCAGCTTGCAAGACACGCACATTGCCACTGTCGCCCACATAGGCTAAAACGGGGATGTTATAGGTTGTCGTTGTAGTTGTACCGAGCGCTTCCACCGCAACTTTCCCACCCGCGACAGGAATCACTGGCGGCGGCGCGGTGGGATCTGCGCCGCCTGTTGTCGCCCCAAGCCCCGTCCCCGTGCAGTAGAGGATCACACCGCCATTCAGCGTTGTGCGGTATTCGTAGCTCCCCACGTCACGCAGGGTGATATCGACCTTCCAAGCGCGGGTGACGCCCGGCGCTGCCCCCGCCCCAACGGTGCAGCCGAGGTTGTCGTTGCTCACGGCGACTTCTTCCCAAAGGTACTGCCCATCCATCCGTCGCCAGCTAACGCTTTTCCCAATGCGGCTGCTCAGATCATTGAAAATGGCGTCAAGGATGGTCTCGCTGGGACCGCCTTGCGCACGAACAGGCGAGGTCAGAGAGAGGAAGGGAACGCACAGCACCAGCAGTACTGCAATGGGAAACGCACGTCGAAAAGAATTGGTCATTCCAGACTCCTTTTGAAAGAACCTAATCACCCTCGCTGCTCTTGCTTCCATGATAGCCCATTTTTGCGCGGCGGGGCGTATTAACGTGAGCAAAAAGGGAAATAAAAAACGCCCCTTTACAGGAGCGTCTTGAGCCACCTTCGGGACTTGAACCCGAAACCCCTCGCTTACGAAGCGAATGCTCTGCCATTGAGCTAAGGTGGCAAGGGACATATCGATTGAGGGTAATTATAGTGACCTCCCTCATTTGCGTCAAGGGCAGAGGCGTGCTGTTCCCCCGCCCCCTAGCTTGTCTCGGCGTCGGCGTTCACATCCAGCGGCACATCGACCTTCGCCGCAATGTCTGTCGGCTTGAGGGTGGGCTTAGAGGGCGGTTGGGCGGCGGGCTGTGCTGGAACAGGGGTCGAAATGGGCGTGACCGGATTCGAGGGTGCCGGCGTTGTGGCGGGGACGGCTGCCGAGACGTTACTTCCGCCGCGCATGATCTCTCGATCTTGGACGATCTTGTTGATCCCGTTGCGGACGATGTTCATTGTTTTCAATAGGTGGGATTCAAACTCGCGCAGCACATCCAACACATAACTATCGGCATCAGAGCGGATTTGCTCAGCATCCAACCGCGCCTGTTCGATGATCTGTGCGGCGCGGTTTTGTGCCGCTTGGGTGATCGCGTCCCGCTGGATGAGCATTTCGGCTTTATCCTTCGCCTGATCGACAACGCGGGCGGCTTCTTCGCCTGCCTGTGCCATGAGGCGATCCCGCTGCGTCAGAATGCGATTTGCCTTGTCGATCTCCTCTGGAACGGAGATGCGCATCTGATCAATAACTTCTAAGGCGCGTTCCTCATCAATCAGGGTCAATTTCGTCAACCAAACATGACGTCCCTCATCGATGAGTTCTTCCAGCCGATCTACAAGGTGCTGAATATCCATAGCCGGTCAATCCCCCCCCGCGTTGGTATGGTATAGGTATGATTTAAGAATCACCCAAACTGATCACGTAATCGCGCTCAATTCCATTTTGGCGCTGTTCACTAAATTTTTGCCCTAACGCCTCGCAAATATGAGACGGCGCCATGCTGGAGACATCCCCGCCAAGTGAGGCAACCTCGCGCACGGTGCTGGAACTGAGATGAAGGTGACGCTCATCGGCAATGAAGGTGACCATCTCAATTTCTGGCGCTAGGCGGCGGTTTGCCAGCGCCATGCGGAATTCCAACTCAAAATCAGAAAAAACCCGCAAGCCGCGAATGATCGCATACGCGCCAATCTTTTTCGCATAGTCTACAGTCAATCCGCTGTAGGATGCAACCTTTACGTTGGAAAGGGCGTGCAGGGATTTCTCCAACATGGCAACGCGCTCATGGACATTGAACAGCAGTTTCTTCGCCGGGCGGTCATAAACGGCGACATAGACTTCCTCGAAAACCCGCGCCGCTCGCGTCACAATGTCAATATGCCCAAAATGCGCTGGGTCAAACGAACCCGGGTACACCCCGCGACGAATAGCCATCTTTTTTCGTTTCCTCTCCTTCTCTTACCTTTAAGGGTATCGTTAAATTTTAAATTTCGCACATCGATGAATCACTGGAGGTGTGCGGACGCCCTCTAAGGTGTCCCTACAGGGGGATGCGGCGGCGCAGTGGGCAACAACAGGGGATCACCCCTCCACGCCAACGACTCGTGTCCCGCAGAAAAAGCGGTAAGTCTCCACCGTCCCTTCCTCACTGTAGCCGCTCCATCCCCATGCCGGACGGGGGGCAAAAAGGTTCAGGCTCATCATGCTAGAGCCGTTCACTTTGACCCCGCCCGCATGGACGCGCCGCCCAATGCGCATGGCGCGTTCACTATCGCCGGCAAAGAGATAGCCCTCCAACCCGTAGGGGGTGCCGTTTGCCAGCGCCAGCGCCTCGTCATCGGTACGGAAGGGATGTACCGTCCCGATGGGTCCGAACAACTCATCTTGAGCATCGGCGGGGTGAACTCCAGTGATTAACGTGGGGGCGAGGTAATTCCCCCCTTCGGGGAGCGGTGTTGTGCTGTGTGTCGTGCCGCCCTTGCGTTGCAGCGCCTCGATCTGCCCACGCAGTTTTGCCACATGGCGGGAGTGGATCAGCGGACCCATCGCGCTTTCGGAGGCAAGTGGGTGACCAACCTTTACCCCGCGCAAGCGTTCCAAGACCATCTCTAGCAGACGCTCGGCAATCGTTTCATGGATGATCAAGCGCCCTAACGCCCGACACCACTGCCCATTCAGAGCGGTCATCAGGTTCACTATACCCGCTGCCGTCTTGTCCAGATCGGCATCCTCTAAGACGATCACTGGATTGTTGCCGCCAAGCTCCAACTGGGCGGGCTTGAAATCTGCCGCGCACGCCCGTGCAATTGCCCGCCCGCCCTCCAACCCGCCAGTGAAACTGATCGC from Anaerolineales bacterium carries:
- a CDS encoding biotin/lipoyl-binding protein, encoding MIRVFTLDVMLLECHDTVKYLTTVHGKTFEIEIGQDGQVIVNGQPRTVDFARITDTLYSVIVNNESIEALVERRDAVYDLLMFGDLYEVEVKDERQQRLLNTAGGMAVGHGEITVKSPMPGLIVDVRVTEGQEVHKGQALVVLESMKMENELKAPRAGTVGRIFVKKGEGVEQNKPLITLS
- a CDS encoding PD40 domain-containing protein, translating into MTNSFRRAFPIAVLLVLCVPFLSLTSPVRAQGGPSETILDAIFNDLSSRIGKSVSWRRMDGQYLWEEVAVSNDNLGCTVGAGAAPGVTRAWKVDITLRDVGSYEYRTTLNGGVILYCTGTGLGATTGGADPTAPPPVIPVAGGKVAVEALGTTTTTTYNIPVLAYVGDSGNVRVLQAAPNVPATNVTGDANGGRDAASPYWTADAYYDNLTWSPDGSRFAFTKRTENSQELYVATSGSAPLRVATGIMTEIGVAWSLDGTSVLYPVFTGQPSATNPNDVLIQVQGVLATGGQPFVAGSFAFGVGCGGGGYSAAYQRAMMDTGYEGSQKRLVYTGQGILHTTNCTGRGMALTGFDGTVRWTLPNYGRFALSPDGLKIAAVQFAADGSPTSTGLAIIDLVSGAITPLATLPGVDRVVWLPGGATLVYTTNVLSRTVSPPPGSGLDPISGGNGAVNSLGLHTVPATGGASTTLYTTEGFAFGTLSASTQTNLIAFTLITSDAEMILASANGMAAALAAAPVWRIGLTPTLPNQPGYPFFLAGNGMKPVLSTGSAFVAVPAQITGAGSISGTSGNNPLGLVVGGQAYVPAGGNVNVRRQPAVAADNVVGLLRPGDVVIIQSGPQVVNGLRWWNVVRTPDGLSGWVVDQFTNAAGNIENNLMPR
- the coaD gene encoding pantetheine-phosphate adenylyltransferase, with the translated sequence MRRGVYPGSFDPAHFGHIDIVTRAARVFEEVYVAVYDRPAKKLLFNVHERVAMLEKSLHALSNVKVASYSGLTVDYAKKIGAYAIIRGLRVFSDFELEFRMALANRRLAPEIEMVTFIADERHLHLSSSTVREVASLGGDVSSMAPSHICEALGQKFSEQRQNGIERDYVISLGDS
- a CDS encoding aldehyde dehydrogenase family protein; translation: MTSPLPEPRDYIDGQTAPPTRTLETWLEDPTTAERLQPMRATDDAALERALAAAWRVHSEGTWAGLPLSERAAYLAALAAELDSRKERIAELESRTTGAVIGTTSMLTIIVSGAWHLAIQQMEAHAAPLIMEGPNGNPTEIHRQTWGPALALVPWNAPAPMAAHKVANALAAGCPVILKPSEFAPQGCDVFAEAAAAAKLPPGVFQIVHGAAAQGATLVADPRIKAISFTGGLEGGRAIARACAADFKPAQLELGGNNPVIVLEDADLDKTAAGIVNLMTALNGQWCRALGRLIIHETIAERLLEMVLERLRGVKVGHPLASESAMGPLIHSRHVAKLRGQIEALQRKGGTTHSTTPLPEGGNYLAPTLITGVHPADAQDELFGPIGTVHPFRTDDEALALANGTPYGLEGYLFAGDSERAMRIGRRVHAGGVKVNGSSMMSLNLFAPRPAWGWSGYSEEGTVETYRFFCGTRVVGVEG